Proteins encoded in a region of the Sulfurimonas marina genome:
- a CDS encoding flagellin, protein MGFKINTNVSSLYTNLSTQNSQKALDRTLAMLASGDALANAANDAAGLAISDGLSAQVSGYGQAMMNINDGIGLVQTADGAVQGLNDNLNRIRTLTLQASNGTLNDSDRAIIQKEIDGVLKSMDSIVQGTSFNGKNLLDGSESLTLQIGANSGETQRLNIPDMSTANLVGSIDVTTVTGRSNALDSIDSAMEQINSTQATIGASQNQLESTFRNISQSQINIASAESQIRDVDFAKESMNFSQQNIMTQAGSFAQAQANTSLASVMRLLK, encoded by the coding sequence ATGGGTTTTAAAATAAATACAAATGTCTCGTCCTTATATACAAATCTTTCAACACAGAACAGTCAAAAAGCCTTAGATAGAACGTTAGCTATGTTGGCATCTGGGGATGCATTGGCAAATGCTGCAAATGATGCAGCAGGATTAGCTATCTCTGATGGACTCTCTGCACAGGTATCTGGGTATGGTCAAGCTATGATGAATATCAATGATGGGATTGGATTAGTACAAACTGCGGATGGTGCTGTACAAGGATTAAATGATAATTTAAATAGAATTAGAACATTGACTCTGCAAGCATCAAATGGAACATTAAATGACAGTGATAGGGCAATTATTCAAAAAGAGATAGATGGCGTTTTAAAATCTATGGATAGTATTGTTCAGGGAACATCATTCAATGGAAAAAATCTTTTAGACGGTTCAGAATCACTTACTTTACAGATAGGTGCTAATAGTGGTGAAACACAAAGGTTAAATATTCCAGATATGAGTACTGCAAATTTAGTTGGAAGCATCGATGTTACAACAGTTACAGGAAGATCGAATGCACTTGATAGCATTGATAGTGCTATGGAGCAGATCAATTCTACTCAGGCTACAATTGGAGCTTCTCAAAATCAACTTGAATCAACGTTTAGAAATATATCACAGTCACAGATTAATATAGCATCAGCAGAATCGCAGATAAGAGATGTTGATTTTGCGAAAGAGAGTATGAATTTTTCACAACAAAATATTATGACCCAAGCGGGTTCATTTGCTCAAGCGCAA
- a CDS encoding cation:proton antiporter, giving the protein MENTLLYIIMALGISIVVNIFLKKIGISQIIGYIITGTIIVYAFDLRDASHSHELELVGEFGIVFLMFTIGLEISLAKMNSMRKEIFGNGILQVGITSAVFYAIGHYLFELDSVSSLMIALAFSLSSTAVVLSYLKSSKEIHRPYGQKATGILIFQDIAVIPILILIGFLTTEGDQSVGTILWHTFSSAVIVVGLLFIVGKRVVSWLLHFSASSELDELFMGSVLFIVIGASLFAAFMGFTYSLGAFVVGMIIAETKYHHKVEADIAPFKDLLLGTFFITVGMKIDIEFFFGHVGTIVLLFALVFILKSIITFVVVKLSSSSSKSLKTALSLSQVGEFSFVIFALATSGGLLDEQLSMFLVLIVIFSMMITPFFISKISPFVNRFIREKVVQTDFSTIAGKENHVIVCGYGVVGKFVAEELEKIGASFIVIDNSNKNVIKALKHGREAYLGDASKTSILDAINIDKAAAIIITLDNVEKKYNICEAVLAHSKDANVIVKVTSLQEQAKLAMLPITSIVDGKVEVARVLVERMVSCQLKSLKHS; this is encoded by the coding sequence ATGGAAAACACACTTCTTTATATTATTATGGCTTTAGGGATATCTATTGTCGTTAATATATTTCTAAAAAAGATCGGAATATCACAGATCATAGGGTATATCATAACGGGTACGATCATCGTATACGCATTTGATTTAAGGGACGCAAGTCATTCACACGAATTGGAACTTGTTGGTGAATTTGGAATCGTATTTTTGATGTTTACGATTGGGCTAGAGATCTCTTTGGCGAAGATGAACAGCATGAGAAAAGAGATCTTCGGCAACGGTATTTTACAGGTTGGGATCACCTCGGCAGTTTTTTATGCGATAGGGCATTATCTATTTGAGCTTGATTCTGTATCATCACTGATGATCGCACTTGCATTTTCTCTCTCTTCAACCGCAGTTGTTTTGAGCTATTTAAAAAGTTCAAAAGAGATTCACAGACCTTACGGGCAAAAGGCAACGGGAATTTTGATTTTCCAAGATATTGCTGTAATCCCGATCTTAATTCTAATCGGTTTTTTAACTACTGAAGGGGATCAGAGTGTAGGGACAATTTTATGGCATACGTTTAGCAGTGCCGTAATTGTTGTGGGACTTTTATTTATTGTCGGAAAAAGAGTCGTATCATGGCTGTTGCATTTCTCGGCTTCTTCAGAACTTGACGAGCTTTTTATGGGAAGTGTACTTTTTATAGTTATCGGTGCATCGTTATTTGCTGCATTTATGGGCTTTACATATTCACTCGGTGCTTTTGTTGTGGGGATGATTATTGCTGAAACAAAGTATCACCATAAAGTTGAAGCTGATATTGCACCTTTTAAAGATCTTTTGCTTGGGACTTTCTTTATCACGGTTGGGATGAAGATCGACATCGAATTCTTCTTTGGACATGTGGGTACGATTGTTTTATTGTTTGCACTTGTTTTTATTTTGAAGAGTATCATCACTTTTGTTGTCGTAAAACTCTCTTCAAGCAGCTCTAAATCATTAAAAACCGCTCTTTCACTCTCACAAGTAGGTGAATTCTCTTTTGTAATTTTTGCACTTGCTACAAGCGGTGGATTGCTTGATGAGCAGCTATCAATGTTCTTGGTTTTAATCGTTATCTTCTCTATGATGATTACACCGTTTTTTATCTCTAAGATCAGTCCATTTGTAAACAGATTTATCAGGGAAAAAGTTGTACAAACAGATTTCTCTACAATTGCAGGAAAAGAGAATCATGTTATTGTTTGTGGATATGGTGTAGTGGGTAAGTTTGTTGCCGAAGAGCTTGAGAAAATCGGAGCAAGCTTTATTGTTATTGATAACTCTAACAAAAACGTTATTAAGGCTTTAAAGCATGGCAGAGAAGCTTATTTGGGGGATGCGTCTAAAACAAGTATATTAGATGCGATTAACATAGATAAGGCGGCTGCAATCATTATTACACTTGATAATGTAGAGAAAAAATATAATATTTGTGAAGCGGTACTGGCACACTCAAAAGATGCTAATGTTATTGTAAAAGTTACATCTCTGCAAGAACAGGCTAAGTTGGCAATGTTACCGATTACATCGATTGTTGATGGAAAAGTGGAAGTAGCACGTGTATTAGTTGAGAGAATGGTAAGTTGTCAATTAAAAAGTTTAAAACACTCTTAA
- a CDS encoding CTP synthase gives MTKYIFVTGGVLSSLGKGITAASIGTLLKHSGKKVGMLKIDPYINVDPGTMSPLEHGEVFVTKDGAETDLDIGNYERFLDTSYLKTSNFTTGQVYSSVIERERAGGYLGQTIQVIPHIVGEIVNRIKAAGEGHDILVVELGGTVGDIEGLPFMEAIRQMKHDDEVAGTFFIHVTLIPFIKAAGELKSKPTQHSVQELRRIGITPQMVIARCENALPKTFKKKLAMSCDVSNDSVVEALDAASIYDVPMSFLRQNILKPIAKELDLGELEPDMEEWDNLVKKIVQPKGKVVIGFVGKYLALKESYKSLTEALIHAGAHLDSRVEICWVDSEEIEEKGAEALLADCDGVLVAGGFGSRGVEGKIQAIEYARVNKVPYLGICLGMQLTLVEYARNVLGLEGANSVEFDENTPYPMIYLIDNFLDQSGDTQLRTHQSPMGGTLRLGEYPCDTKEGSLLREAYNGDKTIFERHRHRYEANPTYRDQLEAAGMIVTGESNGLIEAVEVKDHPWFLGVQFHPEFTSRLQTPNPSILAFVDAALKSE, from the coding sequence ATGACTAAATACATTTTTGTTACCGGTGGGGTTTTAAGTTCTCTTGGTAAGGGGATCACAGCAGCGAGTATTGGTACACTTTTAAAGCACTCTGGTAAAAAAGTGGGTATGTTAAAAATAGATCCATATATCAATGTTGACCCTGGTACTATGTCACCGTTAGAGCATGGAGAGGTTTTTGTAACAAAAGACGGAGCTGAAACCGACTTAGATATCGGAAACTATGAAAGATTTTTAGATACATCGTATCTTAAAACTTCAAACTTCACAACAGGACAAGTATACTCAAGCGTAATTGAGCGTGAACGTGCAGGTGGATACTTAGGGCAAACTATTCAGGTTATTCCACATATCGTTGGAGAGATCGTTAACCGTATCAAAGCTGCAGGTGAAGGGCATGACATCCTTGTAGTAGAACTTGGTGGGACAGTTGGTGATATTGAAGGTTTACCGTTTATGGAAGCTATTCGCCAAATGAAACATGACGATGAAGTAGCGGGTACTTTCTTTATTCACGTAACACTTATTCCATTCATTAAAGCTGCAGGTGAATTAAAGTCAAAACCGACACAACACTCTGTTCAAGAGCTTCGCCGTATCGGTATTACACCGCAGATGGTAATTGCTAGATGTGAAAATGCATTACCGAAAACTTTCAAGAAAAAACTTGCTATGAGTTGTGATGTAAGTAACGACAGTGTTGTTGAAGCGCTTGATGCGGCATCCATTTATGATGTTCCAATGAGCTTTTTAAGACAAAACATTTTAAAACCGATCGCAAAAGAGTTAGATCTCGGTGAGCTAGAACCTGATATGGAAGAGTGGGATAATCTTGTTAAGAAGATTGTTCAACCAAAAGGGAAAGTTGTTATCGGTTTTGTTGGAAAGTATCTTGCACTTAAAGAGTCGTACAAGTCACTTACTGAAGCACTTATCCATGCAGGTGCACATCTTGACAGCCGTGTTGAGATCTGCTGGGTTGATTCAGAAGAGATCGAAGAAAAAGGTGCTGAAGCACTTTTAGCTGACTGTGACGGTGTTCTAGTTGCAGGAGGTTTCGGTAGCCGTGGTGTTGAAGGTAAAATCCAGGCAATCGAATACGCTCGTGTAAACAAAGTACCATACCTTGGAATCTGTCTTGGTATGCAACTTACATTAGTTGAATATGCACGTAACGTTTTAGGTTTAGAGGGAGCTAACTCGGTTGAGTTTGATGAAAATACTCCATATCCTATGATCTATCTAATCGATAACTTCTTAGATCAAAGCGGTGATACACAACTTCGCACACACCAATCACCTATGGGTGGTACACTTCGCCTTGGTGAATACCCATGTGATACAAAAGAGGGTTCACTTCTAAGAGAAGCATATAACGGTGACAAAACAATTTTTGAGAGACATCGCCATAGATATGAAGCAAATCCGACATACAGAGATCAGCTTGAAGCTGCAGGTATGATCGTAACTGGTGAATCAAACGGTCTGATCGAAGCTGTTGAAGTAAAAGATCACCCATGGTTCCTAGGTGTACAATTCCATCCGGAATTCACATCTCGTCTTCAAACACCAAACCCTTCAATTTTAGCGTTTGTTGATGCAGCACTTAAATCTGAATAA
- the recJ gene encoding single-stranded-DNA-specific exonuclease RecJ yields the protein MQHLNLNKQPLTKKALYNLLSSRFDGADKKLSHIPNPALLHNGEKAAKRIAQAILTNQKIVLVGDYDVDGVSSTAIMVDFFRQIPYPLEAIIPNRFNDGYGVSPKILERIDADLVLTVDNGITAVEAADICKQRGIDLIITDHHTPSDNLPDAYAIVDPKLKECNYPFKEICGAQVAWLVLALVKKELGLGIDMKQFLDILAIAIIADVMPLIDINRTLVKEGLKYMMYSQRPASIIIRDFLNKSQINSEDIGFMIAPRLNSAGRLEDASIALEFYTAKDTNKAYHQFELLGKLNELRKETEAQTTQTAFTQVNENDKVIVVAGEGWHEGVVGIVASRLVDKYSKPAIVLSMHGEDAKGSARSVGEVNIYELIKKNEHLLTKFGGHKMAAGLGLKCENIELFRDAINKSAESIPKEDFIPKESLSGVLETDEIDNEILTLLDTFEPFGEANARPSFLLEDAEVVSIKLLGADKSHSKIEVRQYPHQRKTIELIAFRTVYKMPSDRRISCSYTIAKNEFNGRVSTQLLLKKIY from the coding sequence ATGCAGCACTTAAATCTGAATAAGCAACCTCTTACAAAAAAAGCGCTCTACAACCTGCTCTCAAGCAGGTTTGACGGAGCCGATAAAAAACTTTCACATATTCCAAATCCTGCCCTGCTTCATAACGGCGAAAAAGCCGCAAAAAGAATAGCCCAAGCGATACTAACAAACCAAAAAATAGTGTTAGTTGGTGATTATGATGTTGACGGAGTGAGTTCTACTGCCATTATGGTCGATTTTTTCAGACAGATCCCCTACCCGCTTGAAGCTATTATTCCAAACAGATTTAACGATGGTTACGGGGTAAGTCCTAAAATTCTAGAGAGAATTGATGCGGATCTCGTACTTACCGTAGATAACGGTATTACAGCCGTTGAAGCGGCAGATATTTGTAAGCAAAGAGGGATTGATCTTATCATCACCGATCACCATACACCCTCAGATAATCTACCGGATGCTTATGCGATCGTTGATCCGAAACTCAAAGAGTGTAACTACCCTTTTAAAGAGATCTGTGGTGCTCAGGTTGCATGGCTCGTACTTGCACTTGTGAAAAAAGAACTAGGTCTTGGGATCGATATGAAACAGTTCTTAGATATTCTGGCGATTGCCATTATTGCCGATGTGATGCCTTTGATCGATATAAACCGAACTCTTGTAAAAGAGGGACTGAAGTATATGATGTATTCTCAGCGTCCAGCTTCGATCATCATACGAGACTTTCTCAACAAGTCACAAATCAACTCTGAAGATATAGGGTTTATGATAGCCCCTCGCCTAAACTCTGCAGGAAGGCTTGAAGATGCCTCTATTGCACTTGAATTTTATACGGCTAAAGATACAAACAAAGCCTATCATCAGTTTGAACTTCTTGGAAAACTCAACGAACTTAGAAAAGAAACAGAAGCACAAACTACACAGACTGCTTTTACTCAGGTGAATGAAAATGACAAAGTGATTGTTGTAGCCGGAGAGGGCTGGCATGAAGGTGTTGTAGGGATTGTTGCTTCACGTTTAGTTGATAAATACTCCAAACCTGCCATAGTACTAAGCATGCACGGTGAAGATGCAAAAGGAAGTGCCAGAAGTGTCGGCGAGGTCAATATTTACGAGCTTATCAAGAAAAATGAACACTTGTTAACTAAATTCGGTGGGCATAAAATGGCGGCAGGATTAGGACTAAAATGTGAAAATATTGAGCTCTTTAGAGATGCAATAAACAAAAGTGCCGAATCAATTCCTAAAGAGGATTTTATCCCTAAAGAATCACTTAGCGGAGTACTTGAAACTGATGAGATCGATAACGAGATCCTCACATTACTCGATACTTTTGAACCTTTCGGTGAAGCGAATGCCCGTCCATCGTTTTTACTTGAAGATGCAGAAGTGGTGAGCATCAAACTTTTAGGTGCCGACAAATCGCATTCAAAAATAGAGGTACGTCAATACCCACACCAAAGAAAAACAATAGAGCTTATCGCTTTTAGAACTGTTTACAAAATGCCATCAGATCGAAGAATCTCTTGCAGCTATACGATCGCAAAAAATGAGTTTAACGGAAGGGTATCTACACAACTATTACTCAAAAAGATCTATTAA
- a CDS encoding NAD(P)/FAD-dependent oxidoreductase: MKKTVQGVKMSNKLSRRDALKLIGLSPVAASVLLSSSATTQLEASEDVEGKIVIVGGGSGAIMALSRLQRAIKNPDITIIAPNEVHIYQPAQVFVASGEMEIEDIFLDNNDYIDTDKVNWIKDEVSKFNPDNNSVTLRSGEKIGYDYLIVATGIQSNYEEIKGLKKEDIGTNGISSVYLNDLEYGTAQGATITWDWFNDLKTAAKTKKPKVLYTQPSSPIKCGGAPQKMLYLSADYLKEAGLSAEYTFATGLKSLFHLPKIDQELHKTQKRYDKIENRFQHHLQSIDVKNKKATFIHAYEEEVYDEDFEIYEKVSRADEVVIDYDFIHITPPMSPVDSLKDSNLLDNMGWLEVDQYSLQHKRYKNIFGIGDVCGIPMGKTGGSARHHGPVLVENLISVMKNENLKAKFDGYTVCPLKTQYGKIIMAEFNYKGPAPTFPLDFEKPRWIWWAFDLYMLKPMYKYLMLTGRF; this comes from the coding sequence ATGAAAAAAACAGTACAAGGTGTAAAGATGTCAAATAAACTCTCCCGTCGTGATGCCCTAAAACTTATCGGTCTCTCCCCTGTCGCAGCTTCTGTTTTGCTCTCAAGCAGTGCAACTACACAGCTCGAAGCTTCAGAAGATGTTGAAGGAAAAATAGTGATTGTAGGTGGAGGAAGTGGCGCTATTATGGCACTTTCTCGCTTGCAGCGTGCTATTAAAAACCCTGATATCACTATTATTGCTCCAAACGAGGTGCATATCTATCAACCCGCTCAGGTTTTTGTTGCTTCTGGAGAGATGGAAATAGAAGATATTTTCTTAGATAACAACGACTATATCGATACAGATAAAGTTAACTGGATTAAAGATGAAGTGAGTAAATTTAATCCGGATAATAACAGTGTAACTTTGCGATCGGGAGAAAAAATAGGATACGACTATCTCATTGTTGCCACAGGGATTCAGTCTAACTATGAAGAGATCAAGGGATTAAAAAAAGAGGATATAGGTACTAACGGGATATCTAGCGTTTATCTTAATGATCTTGAATACGGAACTGCCCAGGGTGCTACAATCACTTGGGATTGGTTTAACGATCTTAAAACTGCTGCAAAAACGAAAAAACCAAAAGTGCTTTACACACAACCAAGCTCCCCTATAAAATGTGGCGGAGCGCCTCAAAAAATGCTTTATCTTAGCGCCGATTACCTCAAAGAAGCGGGACTTAGTGCCGAGTATACCTTTGCAACCGGATTAAAATCGCTCTTTCATCTTCCAAAGATAGATCAAGAGCTTCACAAAACACAAAAGAGATATGACAAAATAGAGAATAGATTTCAGCACCACTTACAGTCAATAGATGTGAAAAACAAAAAAGCAACCTTTATCCATGCCTATGAAGAGGAGGTATATGATGAAGATTTCGAGATCTATGAAAAAGTTTCAAGAGCTGATGAAGTTGTAATAGATTATGACTTTATTCACATTACACCCCCTATGAGTCCTGTTGATTCACTCAAAGACTCAAATTTGCTTGACAATATGGGCTGGCTGGAAGTTGATCAATACTCACTCCAACACAAACGTTATAAAAATATCTTCGGAATCGGCGATGTATGCGGGATCCCTATGGGAAAAACAGGTGGAAGTGCAAGACACCACGGCCCTGTGTTAGTTGAAAATCTTATTTCGGTTATGAAAAATGAAAATCTCAAGGCAAAATTTGACGGCTATACGGTGTGCCCTTTAAAAACTCAGTACGGTAAAATTATTATGGCTGAATTTAATTACAAAGGGCCTGCTCCTACATTTCCACTTGACTTTGAAAAGCCGAGATGGATCTGGTGGGCTTTTGATCTGTATATGTTAAAACCGATGTACAAATATCTTATGCTTACAGGCAGATTCTAG